The DNA window ACCTCGTCGGAGTACCCATAGCTGATGAGGGACCCGAACTCAATTTGATGTGGATAGGGCCATTGGAATCCGCTCGTCTCGTAGCCTTCCGGCAGTGCCCAGTCGATGGACGTCGGCTCCCCAGACGCCCCGGGGTTCTTCCAGTAGCTGTGCCACCCCTCCTCCATGTTCAACCGAAGGCCCACCGTCAATGGCTCGCCCGGCACGATCGCGTCCTGCTCACTGACGAGTGTCGCCTCACTGTGCGGACTCGGGTCGTCGGAGGCCTGCGATTGGGCCTGTAGCGGCGTAGCGGCCCCGCTCCCCCACAGAACCACGAGGAGCCACACGCCAAGAACGAGGCACCGGCGTCCGCTGGACCGCTGAAAGGACGTCATGAGGGGCTGAGGGCGTCGTGCGGGCAGTCGTCGAGCGGACTGTGTGTACCCGAGCTTCCCCGAATGGTTCATTCCTCACCGTCCCTCCATCAGGCAGGCACGCCCGGCCGCCCCCCGCTTCTGACTGGCTCACACAGCTTCCTCGCCGGCGGAAGACATCCCCGAAAAACGGTAGATTTTCCCCACCTTGCCACGAATTGCCCCGATTGGAGACCGGACACGCCACGATCGGCGGCCGATGCCCCGGGAGTGTGCCCGGGCACAATCGACGAATGCCCCCGGCCTGCTCTTTTCTCTGCGGAAACCCGCAAATCGCGCCCCTCCAGCCCCCTCGTTTTGCGAAAGAGATGTATGCTTCTGTAGTGTTCACCGCCTCCTCTCAACGTCTGGAACGGTTTTCGTAGCATCGATTTGCCGACCGCTGTACGGATCCTTCCTGGAAACACCGACCTTCACAATTGGGCAGAGAGACGGAGCTGGGCATCGTCACCGATCCCCCATTGCCATCGGGCGGGAAGCAGGGTCGGATGTCGTTGGCCTCCCGCGGGCCCCTGTCCACCTGCGCATTTAAGCTCTCCCCGCGGACCGTCGATACCTAAGAACGGAGGATCATCTGACAGACACATTCCGGACCGCTCGTTCTATCGACTGGCTTTCCGGAGCATCCCGAAACGCCATCTTTCGCCTATTGGACCGATCAGAATGTTCCTCAACAACTCCTTCCTTCCGTTCGGATCCGTCGCCGACTCCGACCCCGAGGAGTCGCTCGACGAAGACCTTCCTCCCGATCTGCGCCGGGCCGGTCGATATGCCTACCGCCGCGGATGGGAGGAGTACCGCGAGGCCGATTGTCCCTTCGGCCCGACGGACCAGGCGATGCTCATTTGGTTCTCGTTCAGCAACGAAACGGAGATGCCCCCCACCGTGGGTCGAAACTGACCGGCCCCCGCTCCCAGAACCATCCACGAAGATCGACGACCTCGTCCCCGCACAGGGGCTCCCTCCACGAAAGACGGGACGCGAGGCGCCCCTCCTCGGTGCTGCGGCCTCCTCCTCGCAAACCTTCCAGGTGTCATGAATGAACCTGCCTCCACTGTAAACATCACGTTTCAGAGCCCGACTCGGGCCTCACGCCCGAGCACGCCCTCGTTCCACCACCGCAACCTCGAAGGCGTACCGGAATCTACGGCCCGACAGATGGCCCAGGACTTCACGACCTACCAGCATGAACCGTCCACGATCAGCGAGAAGAAGCTGTACACGTATCAGTCGGCGGACCAGAACGGCGCGCTCGACGATGAGTGTCTCGTCGCGCTCGACTTCGGGGAAATCGTCACCCTAGAGGTCACCCATTCCCCAACCGTACCCGTACGGGAAGAAGCCTAAAGCCCGGTGCGTGCTTCCGCCCCTTGCCGTCCGCGCATCAGGGAAGCCCGAGCATGCCTATTCATCTCTTGAAGCTCCCCAGCACGCGCCATCAAGGGGCTGCGGGACGATTCACGACGCTGAAGGCGTCTCTTCCGTGGTGGGGTGCTTCTCCACTGGCAAGATTCTTGTCCCTTCGTTGAGGTAGGGCGACTGACGTTCGTTTGCGGCATCGCGCAGGTCGTCCTCTCTTTCGGTCGTCCCCCACCGGGGGCACCGTCCTTCGATGATGCTTTTGGGAAACAAGGGACCAGAGCGGTCCGGAGCGTTCCCTACTTCGCTCAGTCGGGCCCCACCGTACCATGATGGGCATTCCCCTCTTAACTTCTGGCCGGCGGGCGATCCGTGCGGCCCTCGTCTTTGTACTGCTCGGCGGCCTCGGCCTTCCTCTTCGGGCCGCCCACGCGCAGGACGCCGATCCCCGCATCCCCCTTACCGTACGCAACGGGGAGGGGGACGTCTTCACCTTAACGCTTGGCCTCGCCCCGGAGGCCACAAACGGCATCGATCCGGCACTTGGGGAGCAGGAGCAACCCCCCGTCCCCCCCTCCGAAGTTTTTGACGTCCGCCTCGTCGACGACAACGTCCCCGTGTCCGGGTTCGGGGAGGGGCTTCTGAAGGACATTCGGCCGGGCGGTGCGCAATTCGAGGGGACCACGCAACACCAGATTCGCTTTCAGGCAGCAAGCGGGACCGACCTCACCATTGCCTGGGATTTGCCCGAGGGCGTCACCGGCACAATTCAGAATGTCCCGGACGGAGGCGCGTACGGCAAGGACATGACCGGGCGCGACTCCCTCACGGTGGACGCGGGTGCGCCCGACGCGATTGTCACCCTGGAGTACGCCCCGAATCAAGCCCCGACCCTCGACACGAACACCGGAGTAACGCTTCTTGAAGGCGGGTCCACACCCCTCACGACCAGCGATCTCAGCGCTTCCGACCCGGACGATGCCCCGTCGGCTCTTACCTACAGGGTTACCGACGGGCCGACGCAGGGCACACTCGTGGTCGACGGCAGCCCGAACGCATCCTTCACGCAGGCGGACTTGGACGGAGGACTCGTCGAGTACGAGCACACCGCCCCCAACGCCACTAACGACAGCCTGTCGCTTTTCGTCGAAGACGCAGTCGGGAAACGCACCTCGGAAGCGACGTTCCCGATCGTGGTGACGTCCGCGAACGCCCCCCCGACTGTCTCCCTCGATCCGCCCAACGCCTCAATCGCGGAAAACAACAGCCCCCCCACCCGGGTCGCCACCGTTTCGGTCGCCGACGATGGCCTCGGCACGAACGAGCGCTCCCTCAGCGGGCCCGACGCAGGCTCATTCGCCCTCACCGACGCGAATGGGCTCGTGCTCACCGAGTCGGCCGACGCCGAGGCCACGCGCCGCTACTCCGTCACCGTCGCGGTGAACGACCCGGCCGTCGCCCCCAGGCCCAACGATAGCGAAGAGTTTTCGCTTCGGGTCGACGACGTAAACGAGCCGCCCGTTCTTGAGACGAACTCCGGCCTCGCCCTGTCGCCGGGCGGATCCGCGACCCTCACGACCGGCAACCTCAGTGCCTCCGACCCGGACGACGCGCCCACGACACTCACGTACGTGGTCACCCAGGCCCCGACCCGGGGGGAGCTCCTGGTGGGCGGCAGCCCCGCTGCCTCCTTCACCCAAACGGACCTGAGAGAGGGGGCCGTCCAGTACGACCATACCGCGTCCGACACCGACAATGACCAGTTCTCGTTCGCCGTAGGGGATGAAGCCGGGTCACGTGGCCCCGAAGCCACATTTCGGATTGCCGTCGACCCGTCCACCCACCGGACCACCATTCGAGGGACGGACGGGACGGGGAACGACACGGGCTGGCGCCTGCTCGCCCCGCCCTCGAACACGACCCGACGCGCCTTTGAGGACGACCTCGCGTTCGGTGTCAACTCGGAGCCCCTGCTGTACACCTGGGACGGCACGGAGTGGACGCCGGCTACGGACTCTTCGGCGGCACTGCCGCGTGGAGAGGGCTTTATCCTCTACTTCTTCGACGACAAGGTGGACCCGATTTCCGCCGACGGGCTGACCCTGGAAATTCCCGACCTCAACGAAGACCAGACCGCGGACGTAACGGTCGACGGGCTCGACGCCAGCCGGTCCCTCCACCTGCTCGGAAACCCGTACGACGTGGCCTTCGACCTCGGCGCCCTGGCCGGGGGCGACCTCTCCGGGCGCGGCTTCCAGAACACGGTGCAGGTCTGGGACCCTTCGGGCGGGGGGCAGTGGACCCTGATCACACAGGGCGGGCCCGACGACACCATTCCGGCCTGGCAGGGCTTTTTCGTGGAGCGTGCCCGGGAGGGCCGCGGCCAGACCCGCCTTACCTTCGGCGCGGACGGCCGACAGTCCGCCCCGGGCGACCTCATCGGGAGCAGGCCCGCGCTGCTCTCGGCCTCCCAGGACGAACCGGTCCGGCTGGACCTGTCCCTCGTCGTGGCGAGCGCGTCCGACACGCTTGCCCGAAACGACGTCACCCTGCTTTTCCGCGGGGACGCCGACACGGGCTGGGACACGTACGAAGCCACCCAGCTCCCGCCCCCGACCGGGAACGCCTACGCCACGTTGACCAGCCCCCTTCAGCGCAACGGCACACTGGTCCGCCGAACCCTCGCCAGCGAGCCTCCGCCGGGGCAGAACAAGACCCGCTCCTACCCGCTCTCGGCCCGGTCGGTCGGGACGACGGGCACGGCCACCGTGCGGTGGCCCGAGTCGAAGCGCGCCCTCGTCCCCCGTACGTGGACCGTGGAGCTGGTCGACCGCGAGACCGGTGCCGTCGTGGACCTGCGTGAGGCGCCCTACACGTTCAAGCTCGCCGAGGGGGCCGGCTCCATCGATGCCCCCAACGACGCCCGGTTTGCCCTCCGTCTTACCCCCAAGGCGGGCTCCGCGGAGGTCGTCGATTTTTCGGCCGAGCCCACCGAGTCGGGCGTCCGCCTGTCCTGGAACACAACCTCCGAGATCAACAATACCGGCTTCCACGTCCAGCGCAGGTCCGCTGGGGCCCAGTGGAAACGAATCGGGTTCGTCGAGAGCAACCTCTCCAAAAGCAC is part of the Salinibacter ruber DSM 13855 genome and encodes:
- a CDS encoding cadherin-like domain-containing protein, producing MMGIPLLTSGRRAIRAALVFVLLGGLGLPLRAAHAQDADPRIPLTVRNGEGDVFTLTLGLAPEATNGIDPALGEQEQPPVPPSEVFDVRLVDDNVPVSGFGEGLLKDIRPGGAQFEGTTQHQIRFQAASGTDLTIAWDLPEGVTGTIQNVPDGGAYGKDMTGRDSLTVDAGAPDAIVTLEYAPNQAPTLDTNTGVTLLEGGSTPLTTSDLSASDPDDAPSALTYRVTDGPTQGTLVVDGSPNASFTQADLDGGLVEYEHTAPNATNDSLSLFVEDAVGKRTSEATFPIVVTSANAPPTVSLDPPNASIAENNSPPTRVATVSVADDGLGTNERSLSGPDAGSFALTDANGLVLTESADAEATRRYSVTVAVNDPAVAPRPNDSEEFSLRVDDVNEPPVLETNSGLALSPGGSATLTTGNLSASDPDDAPTTLTYVVTQAPTRGELLVGGSPAASFTQTDLREGAVQYDHTASDTDNDQFSFAVGDEAGSRGPEATFRIAVDPSTHRTTIRGTDGTGNDTGWRLLAPPSNTTRRAFEDDLAFGVNSEPLLYTWDGTEWTPATDSSAALPRGEGFILYFFDDKVDPISADGLTLEIPDLNEDQTADVTVDGLDASRSLHLLGNPYDVAFDLGALAGGDLSGRGFQNTVQVWDPSGGGQWTLITQGGPDDTIPAWQGFFVERAREGRGQTRLTFGADGRQSAPGDLIGSRPALLSASQDEPVRLDLSLVVASASDTLARNDVTLLFRGDADTGWDTYEATQLPPPTGNAYATLTSPLQRNGTLVRRTLASEPPPGQNKTRSYPLSARSVGTTGTATVRWPESKRALVPRTWTVELVDRETGAVVDLREAPYTFKLAEGAGSIDAPNDARFALRLTPKAGSAEVVDFSAEPTESGVRLSWNTTSEINNTGFHVQRRSAGAQWKRIGFVESNLSKSTTSGPQSYQFTDENPPYAIDSLSYRLQHVDTTGTAHTANRTGIQFNAPKQITLRPPFPNPSRQHATLHFGLSDATAVQITVYDLLGRSVKAPVRGQFEAGRHRTRLSTSDLAPGMYFVRMRAGGTTRTRKLTVVR